A region of Paucidesulfovibrio longus DSM 6739 DNA encodes the following proteins:
- the fliP gene encoding flagellar type III secretion system pore protein FliP (The bacterial flagellar biogenesis protein FliP forms a type III secretion system (T3SS)-type pore required for flagellar assembly.) — protein sequence MTSPVSRKSWPRSAKTLLTALSLLTAGLLLAFPAAAQTIPTLTMELAAGQAEPEKVSVLLEILFLLTVLSMAPAIVLTMTSFTRIIIVFHFLRQAMGTQQMPPNQILASLAIFMTVVIMMPVGKAINDTALQPYLNEEIGFDEALEKAQIPAREFLFKHTREKDLSIFYSITKMERPQNKDEVPTMMLVAAFTISELKTGFTIGFLIYIPFLILDMVVASILLSMGMMMLPPAMISLPFKILLFILVDGWSLLVGSLVNTFG from the coding sequence ATGACTTCACCCGTTTCGCGGAAGAGCTGGCCGAGAAGCGCAAAGACGCTGCTGACGGCGCTTAGCCTTCTGACCGCCGGCCTCTTGCTGGCCTTTCCAGCCGCCGCGCAAACCATACCGACCCTGACCATGGAGCTTGCCGCGGGTCAGGCCGAGCCGGAAAAGGTCTCCGTCCTGCTGGAGATTCTCTTCCTGCTCACGGTGTTGTCCATGGCTCCGGCCATCGTGCTGACCATGACGTCCTTCACGCGGATCATCATCGTCTTCCACTTCCTGCGCCAGGCCATGGGCACGCAGCAGATGCCCCCGAACCAGATTCTCGCCAGTCTGGCCATCTTCATGACCGTCGTGATCATGATGCCCGTGGGCAAGGCCATCAACGACACCGCGCTCCAGCCGTATCTCAACGAGGAGATCGGCTTTGACGAGGCGCTGGAAAAGGCCCAGATTCCCGCGCGCGAATTTCTCTTCAAGCACACGCGGGAAAAGGATCTTTCCATTTTCTACTCCATCACGAAGATGGAGCGGCCCCAGAACAAGGACGAGGTGCCCACCATGATGCTGGTGGCCGCCTTCACCATCAGCGAGCTGAAGACGGGCTTCACCATCGGCTTCTTGATCTACATCCCGTTCCTGATCCTGGACATGGTCGTGGCCTCGATCCTGCTTTCCATGGGCATGATGATGCTGCCGCCGGCCATGATTTCACTGCCGTTCAAGATCCTTCTGTTCATTCTCGTGGACGGCTGGAGCCTGCTTGTTGGCTCCCTTGTGAACACCTTCGGCTGA
- the fliN gene encoding flagellar motor switch protein FliN produces the protein MCPDDQDKLAQEWEEALRDSGDEETSLDAGGSDDQSQGGDDALANEWAAALAESEEIGLKKEKEQEYLSTQMKDAEFRDMTAQAKGPKPEGSRRDLDFILDIPLEVSAELGRTKLLINELLQLGQGSVVELNKLAGEPLEIYVNGKLVARGEAVVINEKFGIRLTDIISPIERVKQLA, from the coding sequence ATGTGCCCGGATGATCAGGATAAGTTGGCCCAGGAATGGGAAGAGGCCCTGCGGGACAGCGGCGACGAGGAGACTTCCCTTGATGCGGGCGGCTCCGACGACCAGAGCCAGGGCGGGGACGACGCGCTGGCCAACGAATGGGCCGCGGCCCTCGCCGAATCCGAGGAAATCGGGCTGAAGAAGGAAAAGGAGCAGGAATACCTCTCCACCCAGATGAAGGACGCGGAGTTCCGCGACATGACCGCCCAGGCCAAGGGCCCCAAGCCCGAAGGTTCCCGGCGCGACCTGGACTTCATCCTGGACATTCCGCTGGAGGTTTCCGCGGAGCTTGGCCGCACCAAGCTGCTCATCAACGAGCTGCTCCAGCTCGGCCAGGGGTCCGTCGTGGAGCTGAACAAGCTCGCGGGCGAACCGCTGGAAATCTATGTCAACGGCAAGCTCGTTGCGCGCGGCGAAGCCGTGGTCATCAACGAGAAATTCGGCATCCGGCTGACGGACATCATCAGCCCCATCGAACGGGTAAAACAACTTGCCTGA
- a CDS encoding LysM peptidoglycan-binding domain-containing protein, producing MSYLAARCFAWAMWIVVIVTVLVSCAQKNPSPVVDTVKDPSSLIMTEDAEPLDPELSAEPTDGGELTSSERSIFYSRNGIFFDLDLHNTKEVEHFFTYFTHRARGTFEKWLKRAEQHLPMVRQVFTKYGIPQDLVLLPFAESGYNVKAYSWAGAGGLWQFMPYTGRKYGLRVDWWIDERRDPYLATDAAARYLKDLYDLFGDWHLALAAYNAGEGKIKRAIDALDVSNFFELAANNNRLSYKARLRRETLQYVPKFIAISKIFQNLEALGFESVSWAEAPELDHVEVPGGTDLLALAKAGGMSWSDFHALNPAYRRQVSPPKGVTTAHLPSDKAPAMIAYLKDAPTRPYAGYQAYRVRNGDSWWAISRRFGVPISILKKVNNRNSNTLHPGQMIMVPGAGSADAVAAASDKDTDRTSSRTKTRKVAQSRSNYVIQPGDTLWDISKRYNVSVRTLQQANGLTQRSTLKSGQRLYIPDATGSTQRASKGQAETMHAELVRYKVRRGDTLSAIARKFGVSIDQIRSWNKLGSKSTIYANQVLKVYVQ from the coding sequence TTGTCTTATTTGGCTGCCAGATGCTTTGCCTGGGCCATGTGGATCGTGGTCATCGTCACGGTTCTGGTTTCATGCGCCCAGAAGAACCCTTCCCCGGTGGTCGACACCGTCAAGGATCCGTCCTCGCTGATCATGACCGAGGACGCGGAACCCCTTGATCCAGAACTCAGCGCCGAACCCACCGACGGCGGCGAGCTGACTTCCAGCGAACGTTCCATCTTTTACTCCCGCAACGGCATCTTCTTCGATCTCGATCTTCACAACACGAAGGAAGTCGAGCATTTCTTCACGTATTTCACGCACCGGGCGCGGGGAACCTTTGAAAAATGGCTCAAGCGCGCCGAGCAGCATCTGCCCATGGTGCGCCAGGTCTTCACCAAATACGGCATCCCGCAGGATCTCGTGCTCCTGCCCTTCGCCGAGAGCGGCTACAACGTCAAGGCTTATTCCTGGGCCGGCGCGGGCGGGCTCTGGCAGTTCATGCCCTACACGGGCCGCAAGTACGGGCTGCGGGTGGACTGGTGGATCGACGAACGGCGCGACCCGTACCTGGCCACGGACGCGGCTGCCCGCTACCTCAAGGATCTCTACGACCTCTTCGGCGACTGGCACCTGGCCCTCGCGGCCTACAACGCGGGCGAAGGCAAGATCAAGCGGGCCATCGACGCGCTCGACGTTTCCAATTTCTTCGAACTGGCCGCCAACAACAATCGCCTGTCCTACAAGGCGCGCCTGCGTCGCGAAACCCTGCAATACGTTCCCAAGTTCATCGCCATTTCCAAGATCTTCCAGAACCTCGAGGCGCTCGGATTCGAATCCGTGAGCTGGGCCGAGGCTCCCGAACTGGATCACGTCGAGGTTCCCGGCGGCACGGACCTGCTCGCCCTGGCCAAGGCCGGCGGCATGAGCTGGAGCGATTTCCATGCCCTGAACCCTGCGTACCGCCGCCAGGTCAGCCCGCCCAAGGGCGTGACCACCGCGCACCTTCCCAGCGACAAGGCTCCGGCCATGATCGCCTACCTCAAGGACGCGCCCACCCGGCCCTACGCGGGATATCAGGCTTACCGCGTCCGCAACGGCGACTCCTGGTGGGCCATCTCCCGCCGTTTCGGCGTGCCCATCTCCATCCTGAAGAAGGTCAACAACCGCAACTCCAACACGCTGCATCCCGGCCAGATGATCATGGTTCCCGGAGCGGGATCGGCCGACGCCGTGGCCGCGGCCTCGGACAAGGACACGGACCGCACGAGCAGCCGGACCAAGACCCGCAAGGTCGCGCAGTCGCGCAGCAACTACGTGATCCAGCCCGGCGACACTCTCTGGGACATCTCCAAGCGCTACAACGTCAGCGTGCGCACGCTCCAGCAGGCCAACGGACTGACCCAGCGCAGCACCCTCAAGTCGGGCCAGCGTCTCTACATCCCCGACGCCACGGGCAGCACCCAGCGCGCGTCCAAGGGACAGGCCGAGACCATGCACGCCGAACTGGTGCGCTACAAGGTCCGCCGAGGCGACACGCTTTCCGCCATTGCCCGCAAGTTCGGGGTCAGCATCGACCAGATCCGCTCCTGGAACAAGCTGGGCAGCAAGAGCACGATCTACGCGAACCAGGTTCTCAAGGTCTACGTGCAGTAA
- a CDS encoding 2-oxoacid:acceptor oxidoreductase family protein — protein sequence MAKYLDAIIAGFGGQGVMLIGNLLAYAGMNQGLNVTYIPVYGPEMRGGTANCTVVLSSEDIGSPIIHRPKSLIVMNRPSLDKFQSRLQDGGVQIINSSLVDADLVEEGRVKTVLVPANEIADKIGNTRMANMVAIGAYLQATGLISVQAAIDSLENVISPHYAKLIPMNAQAIEAGAAHVS from the coding sequence ATGGCCAAATATCTCGACGCGATCATCGCCGGATTCGGCGGCCAGGGCGTCATGCTCATCGGCAACCTCCTGGCCTATGCGGGCATGAACCAGGGCCTGAACGTCACCTACATCCCGGTCTACGGCCCGGAAATGCGCGGCGGCACGGCCAACTGCACGGTGGTCCTCTCCAGCGAGGACATCGGCTCGCCCATCATCCATCGGCCCAAAAGCCTGATCGTCATGAACCGCCCTTCCCTGGACAAGTTCCAGTCGCGGCTCCAGGACGGCGGCGTGCAGATCATCAACTCCTCGCTCGTGGACGCGGACCTCGTCGAAGAAGGGCGCGTCAAGACCGTGCTCGTCCCGGCCAACGAGATCGCGGACAAGATCGGCAACACCCGCATGGCCAACATGGTCGCCATCGGCGCGTACCTCCAGGCCACGGGCCTGATTTCGGTCCAGGCCGCCATCGACAGCCTGGAAAACGTGATCTCCCCGCACTACGCCAAGCTGATCCCCATGAACGCGCAGGCCATCGAGGCGGGCGCGGCCCACGTAAGCTGA
- a CDS encoding TrmH family RNA methyltransferase, with protein MPESKAGSGMKKDREPGSDRDQNRNQDSRQENGKGDKNFVAGRKPVAELLKTAPGRVDYVNLRKGRVDAKIGAIVDLCAQAGVRYKFVDSASLDRLFRGAHQGVVAQVAGLEYAEMETLLDNGLDAPLPLVLILDRVQDTGNVGALARTLYALGGAGIVVPQHEGAYIGAGAIKASAGALNMLPVAKVVNVARAVDQFAERGWMTYCAGESETSENVFDPKVRLHLPAALVLGNEEKGVRPGVAKACGRTLHIPFARKFDSLNVSSAGSALMTLFALQAASK; from the coding sequence ATGCCAGAATCCAAAGCCGGCAGCGGCATGAAAAAAGACCGGGAACCGGGTTCGGATCGGGACCAGAACCGGAATCAGGATTCCAGACAGGAGAACGGCAAGGGCGACAAAAACTTCGTGGCCGGAAGAAAGCCCGTGGCCGAACTGCTCAAGACCGCGCCCGGCCGGGTGGACTACGTCAACCTGCGCAAGGGACGGGTGGACGCCAAGATCGGAGCCATCGTGGACCTTTGCGCGCAGGCGGGGGTTCGCTATAAGTTCGTGGACTCCGCCAGCCTGGACAGGCTCTTCCGGGGTGCGCACCAGGGCGTCGTGGCCCAGGTCGCCGGGCTGGAATACGCGGAAATGGAAACCCTGCTGGACAACGGCCTGGACGCCCCTCTGCCCCTGGTGCTCATCCTCGACAGGGTCCAGGACACGGGCAACGTGGGCGCGCTGGCGCGCACGCTCTACGCCCTGGGCGGCGCGGGCATCGTGGTGCCGCAGCACGAGGGCGCGTACATCGGCGCGGGCGCAATCAAGGCCAGCGCCGGAGCCCTGAACATGCTGCCCGTGGCCAAGGTGGTCAACGTGGCCCGGGCCGTGGACCAATTCGCGGAGCGCGGCTGGATGACGTATTGCGCAGGAGAATCCGAAACGTCTGAAAACGTCTTCGACCCCAAGGTGCGCCTGCATCTGCCCGCCGCGCTGGTGCTCGGCAACGAGGAAAAAGGCGTGCGCCCGGGCGTGGCCAAGGCCTGCGGCAGAACCCTGCACATCCCCTTTGCCAGGAAGTTCGATTCCCTGAACGTCTCTTCGGCCGGGTCCGCGCTGATGACGCTCTTCGCGCTCCAGGCCGCCTCGAAATAA
- the fliQ gene encoding flagellar biosynthesis protein FliQ — protein MTPEFIVGFARQAIEVTLVISLPMLGIGMIVGILVSVIQAATQIQEMTLTMVPKIVAIFLALIISFPWIMDKMVTYTRDIFLNLPNYIR, from the coding sequence ATGACGCCTGAATTCATCGTCGGATTCGCCAGACAGGCCATCGAGGTCACCCTGGTCATTTCGCTGCCCATGCTCGGCATCGGGATGATCGTGGGCATTCTCGTCAGCGTCATTCAGGCCGCGACGCAGATTCAGGAAATGACCCTGACCATGGTGCCCAAGATCGTGGCCATCTTCCTGGCCCTGATCATTTCCTTTCCCTGGATCATGGACAAGATGGTCACGTACACCCGAGACATCTTTCTGAACCTGCCGAACTACATCCGCTGA
- the fliO gene encoding flagellar biosynthetic protein FliO — MPDATLQVIAANATQAAEQASQATSALAESAALNATSLAPPASAASSGVGQALGATSHAAAPAANATGSLPGMSPPLLDPSAAHTGALGTVDPSTTGSMIDASHSLLGTTLVTAAYLCLILGVIFLAVWLLRRYGPASVSRTKGPDNPRLIGRLMLGPKQSVCVVRVHERNLILGVTEQRINLLAETDTPAGRCYEDEDEDDFTRFAEELAEKRKDAADGA, encoded by the coding sequence TTGCCTGACGCCACATTGCAGGTCATCGCGGCCAATGCCACGCAGGCCGCGGAACAGGCTTCCCAGGCCACTTCGGCCCTGGCCGAAAGCGCAGCCCTGAACGCCACCAGCCTCGCGCCTCCGGCCTCGGCCGCGTCTTCCGGCGTGGGGCAGGCCCTTGGAGCGACGAGTCACGCGGCCGCACCCGCCGCCAATGCGACCGGCTCCCTCCCGGGCATGAGCCCGCCGCTTCTGGACCCCTCTGCGGCGCACACCGGCGCGCTGGGCACGGTGGATCCTTCCACGACCGGGTCCATGATCGACGCGAGCCACTCCCTGCTCGGCACCACCCTGGTCACGGCGGCCTATCTCTGCCTGATCCTGGGCGTGATTTTTCTTGCGGTCTGGCTGCTGCGGCGGTACGGCCCGGCATCCGTCTCCCGGACCAAGGGACCGGACAACCCCCGGCTCATCGGGCGGCTCATGCTCGGACCCAAGCAGAGCGTCTGCGTCGTGCGCGTGCACGAGCGCAACCTGATACTCGGCGTCACCGAGCAACGCATCAACCTGCTGGCCGAGACAGACACCCCGGCCGGGCGCTGTTACGAGGACGAGGACGAAGATGACTTCACCCGTTTCGCGGAAGAGCTGGCCGAGAAGCGCAAAGACGCTGCTGACGGCGCTTAG
- the aroE gene encoding shikimate dehydrogenase has protein sequence MDQYGIIGHPLGHSLSPVLHNWGYAQHGLEARYDAWDTPHEALPAFIARVRAEGIQGVSVTIPHKQAVMPLLDRVSTKARAVGAVNTLLWDRGLLKGTNTDVTGCLIPLQELGRTLRTGLVLGAGGAARAAVAALNELGLDWVGVSNRNRDKADKLALEFGVEAVDWQERYKNPPDVLVNSTPLGMSGSLENENPWPMRSLPSETVVFDLVYNPLKTKLLLLAEQSGCTTISGLEMFLHQGLKQFKLWTGLDLDADAAREVLLARLNQG, from the coding sequence ATGGATCAGTACGGAATCATCGGCCACCCGCTCGGCCACAGCCTCAGCCCCGTCCTGCACAATTGGGGCTATGCGCAGCATGGCCTGGAAGCCCGCTACGACGCCTGGGACACGCCGCACGAAGCTCTCCCCGCCTTTATCGCGCGCGTGCGCGCAGAGGGCATCCAGGGCGTCAGCGTGACCATTCCCCACAAGCAGGCGGTCATGCCGCTGCTGGACAGGGTTTCCACCAAGGCGCGGGCCGTGGGAGCCGTGAACACCCTGCTCTGGGATCGCGGGCTGCTCAAGGGCACGAACACGGACGTCACGGGCTGCCTGATCCCGCTTCAGGAACTGGGACGAACCCTGCGGACGGGGCTTGTGCTCGGCGCGGGGGGCGCGGCCAGGGCCGCTGTGGCGGCGCTGAACGAACTGGGCCTGGATTGGGTCGGGGTTTCCAACCGGAACCGGGACAAGGCGGACAAGCTCGCCCTGGAATTCGGCGTCGAAGCCGTGGATTGGCAGGAGCGGTACAAGAATCCGCCCGACGTGCTGGTCAACTCCACCCCGCTGGGCATGTCCGGTTCCCTTGAGAACGAGAATCCCTGGCCCATGCGCTCCCTGCCGTCGGAAACCGTGGTCTTCGATCTGGTTTACAATCCCTTGAAGACGAAGCTCCTGCTCCTGGCCGAGCAAAGCGGCTGCACCACGATTTCCGGCCTGGAAATGTTCCTGCATCAGGGACTGAAGCAGTTCAAGCTCTGGACCGGGCTGGACCTGGACGCGGACGCGGCCAGGGAGGTGCTCCTGGCGCGGCTCAACCAGGGCTGA